The Actinomyces sp. oral taxon 414 genome has a segment encoding these proteins:
- a CDS encoding amino-acid N-acetyltransferase translates to MSEPAGAQRRKIVLRPARPADVRNIYELVRPYADRRILIAKDLIAYFEDVQEFTVAEEVSADTGGATDLVGCGALHVMWDDIAEVRTLAVRRDRLHHGIGAALLGELLERARALSLRRVFCLTFEVDFFAAHGFRPIQGAPVGMDVFAEMVRSHDDGVAEFLDLARVKPNTLGNSRMLLEL, encoded by the coding sequence ATGAGCGAGCCCGCCGGCGCCCAGCGCCGCAAGATCGTCCTGCGTCCGGCCCGTCCGGCCGACGTCCGCAATATCTACGAGCTGGTGCGCCCCTACGCCGATCGCCGTATTCTCATCGCCAAGGACCTCATCGCCTACTTCGAGGACGTCCAGGAGTTCACGGTGGCCGAGGAGGTCAGCGCCGACACGGGCGGCGCGACCGACCTGGTGGGCTGCGGCGCCCTGCACGTCATGTGGGACGACATCGCGGAGGTGCGCACCCTGGCGGTGCGCCGCGACCGTCTCCACCACGGCATCGGGGCGGCGCTGCTGGGCGAGCTCCTCGAGCGCGCCCGGGCCCTGAGCCTCAGGCGCGTGTTCTGCCTGACCTTCGAGGTCGACTTCTTCGCCGCCCACGGGTTCCGCCCCATCCAGGGCGCGCCGGTGGGGATGGACGTGTTCGCCGAGATGGTCCGCTCCCACGATGACGGCGTCGCCGAGTTCCTCGACCTGGCCCGCGTCAAGCCCAACACCCTGGGCAATTCGCGCATGCTGCTGGAGCTGTGA
- a CDS encoding A/G-specific adenine glycosylase gives MSAVEPGPVVRPGPVVEPGPVVDWYRRHARDLPWRRPGTGPYAVLVCEVMSQQTPVARVEPVWREWMRRWPDPAALAAAPTAQVLRVWGRLGYPRRALRLIEAACAVVAKHGGALPEGYEELLALPGVGPYTAGAVLAFAHGRRALALDTNARRVLARAVGGTALPPPSLGRAERERAEALLPPDDAGAAQWSAAVMELGALVCTARDPRCGECPWRGRCAWVAAGRPPDEHAARRRRQAWRGTDRQARGLVMARLRGVGPGERVSWEELRAAVTGGAGGRADPRRPERILAGLLADGLVATDDDGATYRLP, from the coding sequence GTGAGCGCCGTCGAGCCCGGACCCGTCGTCCGGCCCGGACCCGTCGTCGAGCCCGGCCCCGTCGTCGACTGGTACCGGCGCCACGCCCGGGACCTGCCCTGGCGCCGGCCGGGCACCGGCCCCTACGCCGTCCTGGTGTGCGAGGTCATGAGCCAGCAGACCCCGGTGGCCCGCGTGGAGCCGGTCTGGCGGGAGTGGATGCGCCGCTGGCCCGATCCCGCGGCGCTGGCCGCCGCGCCGACGGCGCAGGTGCTACGCGTGTGGGGGCGCCTGGGCTATCCGCGCCGGGCACTGCGGCTGATCGAGGCGGCCTGCGCGGTCGTGGCCAAGCACGGCGGGGCGCTGCCCGAGGGGTACGAGGAGCTGCTCGCCCTGCCGGGGGTGGGGCCGTACACGGCCGGCGCGGTCCTCGCCTTCGCCCACGGGCGCCGGGCCCTGGCCTTGGACACGAATGCGCGGCGGGTGCTCGCGCGCGCGGTGGGCGGGACGGCGCTGCCGCCGCCGAGCCTGGGCCGGGCGGAGCGGGAGCGGGCCGAGGCCCTGCTTCCGCCCGACGACGCCGGGGCCGCTCAGTGGTCGGCGGCCGTTATGGAGCTGGGGGCGCTGGTGTGCACGGCGAGGGATCCGCGGTGCGGGGAGTGCCCGTGGCGGGGTCGCTGCGCCTGGGTGGCGGCGGGCCGCCCCCCGGATGAGCACGCCGCCCGACGCCGTCGGCAGGCCTGGCGCGGCACCGACCGGCAGGCGCGGGGGCTCGTCATGGCGCGGTTGCGCGGGGTCGGGCCCGGGGAGCGCGTGAGCTGGGAGGAGCTGCGCGCGGCCGTGACCGGCGGGGCCGGCGGGCGGGCGGATCCGCGCCGACCGGAGCGGATCCTGGCCGGTCTGCTCGCCGACGGACTGGTGGCGACCGACGACGACGGCGCCACCTACCGCCTGCCCTGA
- a CDS encoding glycerol-3-phosphate dehydrogenase/oxidase — MTALPQDTALTTDQRKRALAAMSGDEGLDVLVVGGGVTGAGIAVDAAGRGLRTGIVDMGDWASGTSSWSSKLIHGGLRYLYQLDFALVHEALTERGRLLTKTAPHLVKAQPFLWPLKHAYERSYSAVGVGLYDALAVAGARGRRIVPLQKHLGRRGAAALAPALNPDKLAGAIRFYDARVDDARLVIDLVRTAVGLGALAASRTRVTGFLTDARGGVAGAAVTDLETGETHQIRATRVISATGVWTEATQDLAADAGGLRVLTSKGIHVVVPKEAIDAQTGIFLRTEKSVLFIIPWPRYWVIGTTDTPWGEDPSKPVATAADIDYVLDHANEVLSRPLTRDDVIGVYAGLRPLLQPRLKPGAAAASTKVSREHTVTRVAPGLTSIAGGKLTTYRVMAADAVDHALGEALARAHPSTTADLPLVGAAGYYELAARTGDIARERGWTLARVTHLLDRYGDETPALLESIDSDDGAARRYGEPLEQASAFLRAEVAWAVTHEGAAHLDDVLLRRVRLDMERRDRGLAAADEVLEVMAPLLGWTDEDVAAERAAYAERVAQIAAAQAEATDAAAVARLTRPV; from the coding sequence ATGACCGCCCTGCCGCAGGACACCGCCCTGACCACCGACCAGCGAAAGCGCGCCCTGGCGGCCATGAGCGGCGACGAGGGGCTCGACGTGCTCGTCGTCGGCGGGGGCGTCACCGGCGCCGGCATCGCCGTCGACGCCGCCGGCCGCGGCCTGCGCACCGGCATCGTCGACATGGGCGACTGGGCCTCGGGCACCTCCTCCTGGTCCTCCAAGCTCATCCACGGCGGCCTGCGCTACCTCTACCAGCTCGACTTCGCCCTGGTCCACGAGGCCCTGACCGAACGCGGCCGCCTCCTGACCAAGACCGCCCCGCACCTGGTCAAGGCCCAGCCCTTCCTGTGGCCGCTCAAGCACGCCTACGAGCGCTCCTACTCGGCCGTCGGCGTGGGCCTGTACGACGCCCTCGCCGTCGCCGGGGCCCGCGGGCGCCGGATCGTGCCCCTCCAGAAGCACCTGGGCCGCCGGGGCGCCGCCGCCCTCGCCCCCGCCCTGAACCCCGACAAGCTGGCCGGCGCCATCCGCTTCTACGACGCCCGCGTCGACGACGCCCGCCTGGTCATCGACCTGGTGCGCACCGCCGTCGGCCTGGGGGCGCTGGCCGCCAGCCGCACCCGGGTCACCGGCTTCCTCACCGACGCCCGCGGCGGCGTCGCCGGCGCGGCCGTCACCGACCTGGAAACCGGCGAAACCCACCAGATCAGGGCCACCCGGGTCATTAGCGCCACCGGCGTGTGGACCGAGGCCACCCAGGACCTGGCCGCCGACGCCGGGGGCCTGCGGGTCCTGACCTCCAAGGGCATCCACGTCGTCGTGCCCAAGGAGGCCATCGACGCCCAGACCGGGATCTTCCTGCGCACCGAGAAGTCGGTCCTGTTCATTATCCCCTGGCCGCGCTACTGGGTCATCGGCACCACCGACACCCCCTGGGGCGAGGACCCCTCCAAGCCCGTGGCCACGGCCGCCGACATCGACTACGTGCTCGACCACGCCAATGAGGTCCTCTCCCGCCCCCTGACCCGCGACGACGTCATCGGCGTCTACGCGGGCCTGCGCCCCCTGCTCCAGCCCCGGCTCAAACCCGGCGCCGCGGCCGCCTCTACGAAGGTCTCGCGCGAGCACACCGTCACCCGCGTGGCACCGGGCCTGACCTCCATCGCCGGCGGCAAGCTGACCACCTACCGGGTCATGGCCGCCGACGCCGTCGACCACGCCCTGGGCGAGGCCCTGGCCCGGGCCCACCCCTCCACCACCGCCGACCTGCCGCTGGTGGGGGCCGCCGGCTACTACGAGCTGGCCGCGCGGACCGGGGACATCGCCCGCGAGCGCGGCTGGACGCTGGCCCGCGTCACCCACCTGCTCGACCGCTACGGCGACGAGACGCCCGCCCTGCTGGAGTCCATCGACTCCGACGACGGCGCCGCCCGCCGCTACGGCGAGCCGCTGGAGCAGGCGAGCGCCTTCCTGCGCGCCGAGGTCGCCTGGGCCGTCACCCACGAGGGGGCCGCCCACCTCGACGACGTCCTGCTGCGGCGCGTGCGCCTGGACATGGAGCGGCGCGACCGCGGGCTGGCGGCGGCCGACGAGGTCCTTGAGGTCATGGCGCCGCTGCTGGGCTGGACGGATGAGGACGTCGCCGCAGAGAGGGCCGCCTACGCCGAGCGGGTCGCGCAGATCGCCGCCGCCCAGGCCGAGGCGACCGACGCGGCCGCCGTCGCCCGCCTGACGCGCCCCGTCTGA
- a CDS encoding sugar-binding transcriptional regulator has translation MRMADDDGRRARAGRSGRAGRAVYEAASMYYAQGETMEVIARHLGVSRSTVSRLLARARAEGVVRIELVAPGEGGLERRMGEELGVRARIVPVREGTTEIHRLQQVAAVAAARFVDMVVEEAGGTGAGEGGLVIGAAWGTTMSELSAALPVRRVAGVTVVQLNGASDPLREGPSAGEVLARMGAALGARTIAFPVPAFFDRVATRRAMWSERSIGRVLEVSRRARLAVFGVGSVQGALPSQVYAAGHLSRQDLAVARREEVVGDVCTVLLRADGSWGDIELNARATGPTPLQLARIPRRLCVVAGAGKARATLAALRARVATDLVIDDAAARAVLALATRKERA, from the coding sequence ATGCGCATGGCGGACGACGACGGGCGGAGGGCCCGGGCGGGGCGGTCGGGACGGGCGGGTCGGGCCGTGTACGAGGCGGCCTCCATGTACTACGCCCAGGGGGAGACCATGGAGGTCATCGCCCGGCACCTGGGGGTCTCGCGCTCCACCGTCTCCCGGCTCCTGGCCCGGGCCCGCGCCGAGGGCGTCGTGCGCATCGAGCTGGTGGCCCCCGGCGAGGGCGGCCTGGAGCGGCGCATGGGCGAGGAGCTGGGGGTGCGCGCCCGGATCGTGCCCGTGCGCGAGGGGACCACGGAGATCCACCGCCTCCAGCAGGTCGCCGCCGTGGCGGCCGCCCGGTTCGTCGACATGGTCGTCGAGGAGGCCGGGGGGACCGGCGCGGGGGAGGGCGGGCTCGTCATCGGGGCCGCCTGGGGCACCACCATGAGCGAGCTGAGCGCGGCCCTGCCCGTGCGGCGGGTGGCCGGCGTGACCGTCGTCCAGCTCAACGGCGCCTCCGACCCGCTGCGCGAGGGACCCAGCGCCGGGGAGGTCCTGGCCCGCATGGGGGCGGCCCTGGGGGCGCGCACCATCGCCTTCCCGGTGCCCGCTTTCTTCGACCGGGTCGCCACCCGGCGGGCCATGTGGTCCGAGCGCTCCATTGGGCGCGTCCTGGAGGTGTCCCGCCGGGCCCGCCTGGCCGTCTTCGGCGTCGGCTCGGTGCAGGGGGCGCTGCCCTCCCAGGTCTACGCCGCCGGTCACCTGTCGCGCCAGGACCTGGCGGTGGCGCGCCGCGAGGAGGTGGTCGGGGACGTGTGCACCGTGCTGCTGCGCGCCGACGGCAGCTGGGGTGACATCGAACTCAACGCCCGCGCCACCGGCCCCACGCCCCTCCAGCTGGCCCGGATCCCGCGCAGACTGTGCGTCGTGGCGGGGGCGGGCAAGGCCCGCGCGACCCTGGCGGCGCTGCGCGCCCGGGTCGCCACCGACCTCGTCATCGACGACGCCGCCGCCCGCGCCGTCCTGGCGCTGGCGACGAGGAAGGAGAGGGCATGA